CGTTGCAAGGTCTCTGTGCGATGCAGTTCGGCTATTCCTTCACGGAAAATCCTTTCTTCTATGGCCCTGTACCGCAGGGTAGCATGTTGCAAGAGCATATGCTGAATTTTCGCAAACAGGTTGAACTCGCGTTTGCTCAGGAATCGAATCAGCTGACATCCGTTATGAAACACAAGAAGGTACCAGTTCGTGAAACCAAACGCGTCGAAAAATGGTTCATTCTGCGGGATGCGTTTCGATTGATTGAACGGATGATTCAACACGTACGAGCAACCGTTCTGCCTCCGAATCATGTAGAAATGATCAAAAAATTACAAGAGTTTCAAGTAGAGCAGCTATCGCTGCAAATAGCTGCGTAGCACACTCTTACAAGATAATTTTTAAAAAGGCGATGCCAACAACGGGATACGTATGCCCAAAAACAGGGTAACCCTTTATAAGATTGAGAAAGTCTAGTGCCCATCGGCACTGATTTCCTGAATTTTTCATTTTAGGAAATCTAAATAGAGCTTATTTGTTAACTACAGCAGAATGCTAATGCCTTTTTGAACAGACTCTATAACGCTGATTTGAATAAAAAATCCGATGTTCTTCCAGTAAACCGTGAAGTCACGGTAGAACAAGCAATTTTACTGGCAAAAGCTCATGATTATCGTATTATGGGGGTTGCAACTTAACCATTCTAATTCCCTGTATTTTTCCACAAAGTTATCGTTTGATGGTTTGTTTGCTATGCCCTTCTATTTGAGTAGAGCCAGCTACTGTCGATTTCAGACTTTTCTTACTACAGCTAGGACATGTTAATTTTAAGTTTGGAGGTACATGCTGGAAATACCGAAGATACGACTTGACCGACTTAGATAGATTCATTATGATAATCATGTTGATTTTATTGATCAAGCCTTTGGGAGATGGCAGTCTCCCTAAGGCTATTTTTATGCCTAACCCTCCGCCAACAAATTTATTCCATTTGTCTATTGTCGCATATTCTCCTCATTATGTACCGCCAAAAGATTTTCCTAAAGTGTTAGTTTTTACTGCCACCGGATATGGCTGCTGGCATTATCCTACTAATTCTTTATTTACTTCTTGTAATACATCTCCTATTTTCCGATTATTTATAACTAAATCGGCATATCCATCCATCTCTGTAGGTTCTATATTTACGATCACTAATTTTACCCGATTTTTCTTGGCTTTTATCGGATAGTAGTTTGCTGGAGATACTTGTAAAGAAGATCCAAGTACGATAAATAAATCAGCTTTTTCTACTTCTCCATCGGCATGTTGTACTGCTTCTTTTGGAAGTTCCTCTCCAAATAAAACGACTGTTGGCCGTAGAAACCCTCCACATTCGCAAAAGGATCCGTCTTCTTCAAGATACTTTTTACTTG
Above is a window of Fodinisporobacter ferrooxydans DNA encoding:
- a CDS encoding Sir2 family NAD-dependent protein deacetylase — protein: MIQGIITQNVDGFHQRAGSKKVYELHGSINQLACLSCNRKYPSKKYLEEDGSFCECGGFLRPTVVLFGEELPKEAVQHADGEVEKADLFIVLGSSLQVSPANYYPIKAKKNRVKLVIVNIEPTEMDGYADLVINNRKIGDVLQEVNKELVG